One window from the genome of Prosthecobacter sp. SYSU 5D2 encodes:
- a CDS encoding ribulokinase, producing MKQYALGIDYGTNSCRSLLIDLENGAEVGSSVFNYPSGEMGVLLDPKNPHVARQNPQDYLDGMVAITRGALEQAAEKIPGFDPAQVVGIGMDTTGSTPIPVNSDGTPLGLLPEFKNNLNAMVWLWKDHTGYAEAAEITALAQEMRPNIIAKCGGIYSSEWFWSKILRLRRTDPAVFEAAYSFVEHCDWLPAVLAGDTNPHTLKRSICAAGHKAMFSAEWGGLPDQEFLGKLDPALADLRDRLYDEAHTSDVKAGTLCVEWAAKLGLPEGIAISVGAFDAHMGAVGAGIKEGTLVKILGTSTCDLMITPADQPLADIPGVCGIVNGSVLPGYYGIEAGQSAVGDLFLWLVKNLVPESYGSSIGDKFNAMEKAMSAQKPGASGLLALDWNNGNRTVLVDVRLTGLLLGQTLHTEAHEIYRAYIEATAFGALTIIKRVEEYGVEIREIINTGGLSIKNATLMQCYADIIGKPMKVSQSEQTCALGAAIFGAAAAGIADIGTLQAKVTATREKVYFPIPENQAVYAELYALYHTLHDAFGTAQWQGNLAHVMKKLLEIRSRQG from the coding sequence ATGAAACAGTACGCCCTTGGCATTGACTATGGCACCAACTCCTGCCGCTCCCTTCTCATTGACCTTGAAAACGGAGCCGAGGTCGGTTCCTCCGTCTTCAACTACCCCTCCGGTGAAATGGGCGTGCTGCTGGATCCCAAGAACCCCCACGTCGCCCGGCAAAATCCCCAGGACTATCTGGACGGCATGGTGGCCATCACCCGGGGTGCTCTGGAGCAGGCCGCTGAGAAAATCCCGGGCTTTGATCCCGCCCAGGTCGTCGGCATCGGCATGGACACCACCGGCAGCACCCCCATCCCGGTCAACAGCGATGGCACTCCGCTCGGCCTTCTCCCAGAGTTTAAAAACAACCTCAATGCCATGGTCTGGCTCTGGAAAGACCACACCGGTTATGCCGAGGCTGCTGAGATCACCGCCCTGGCTCAGGAAATGCGTCCCAACATCATCGCCAAGTGCGGGGGCATTTATTCCAGCGAATGGTTCTGGAGCAAAATCCTCCGGCTCCGCCGCACCGACCCCGCCGTCTTCGAAGCTGCGTATAGCTTCGTCGAGCATTGCGACTGGCTGCCTGCCGTGCTCGCGGGCGATACCAATCCGCATACCCTGAAGCGCAGCATCTGCGCCGCCGGTCACAAGGCCATGTTCAGCGCCGAATGGGGCGGCCTGCCCGACCAGGAATTTCTTGGCAAACTCGATCCCGCCCTCGCTGATCTGCGTGACCGCCTTTACGACGAAGCCCACACCTCCGATGTCAAAGCCGGCACCCTCTGCGTCGAATGGGCCGCCAAGCTCGGCCTGCCGGAAGGCATCGCCATTTCCGTCGGTGCGTTCGATGCCCACATGGGTGCAGTCGGTGCCGGCATCAAAGAAGGCACGCTGGTGAAAATCCTCGGCACCAGCACCTGCGACCTCATGATCACCCCCGCCGACCAGCCCCTGGCGGACATCCCCGGTGTCTGCGGCATCGTCAATGGCTCTGTGCTCCCTGGTTATTACGGTATCGAAGCCGGCCAGAGCGCTGTCGGGGACCTTTTCCTCTGGCTCGTCAAAAATCTCGTTCCCGAAAGCTACGGCAGCAGCATTGGCGACAAGTTTAACGCCATGGAAAAAGCCATGTCCGCGCAGAAGCCCGGTGCCTCCGGTCTGCTCGCCCTGGACTGGAACAATGGCAACCGCACCGTCCTGGTGGACGTCCGTCTGACAGGCCTCTTGTTAGGCCAGACCCTCCACACCGAGGCCCATGAAATCTACCGCGCCTACATCGAGGCCACCGCCTTCGGCGCCCTTACGATCATCAAGCGCGTGGAAGAATACGGCGTGGAGATCCGCGAGATCATCAACACCGGCGGCCTCTCCATCAAAAACGCCACCCTCATGCAATGTTATGCCGACATCATCGGCAAGCCTATGAAGGTCAGCCAGAGCGAGCAGACCTGCGCCCTGGGTGCCGCCATTTTCGGCGCGGCCGCCGCCGGCATCGCGGATATCGGCACCCTCCAGGCCAAAGTCACCGCCACCCGCGAAAAAGTCTATTTTCCCATCCCGGAAAACCAGGCCGTTTATGCCGAATTGTATGCACTTTATCACACCCTGCATGATGCCTTTGGCACCGCTCAATGGCAGGGCAACCTGGCTCACGTCATGAAAAAGCTCCTGGAGATCCGCTCCCGTCAAGGTTGA
- a CDS encoding FAD-dependent protein, protein MLQVSQLNLPVDHTDADLRAALLKRLGVKDATFTLKQRAIDARRGHVNFSYTLLVEVADEARVLKALKADTKVVVAPDETYLEVKVGQGGQGAAKQGRPVIVGTGPCGLFAGLLLARAGLKPILLERGKAAGDRARDVTGFWRRGWDFNPESNVQYGEGGAGTFSDGKLYTQIRDREHRIPWLLKEMVAAGAPEDILVKARPHIGTDRLIKVVRHVREEIISLGGEVRFGCRVKDVVIEKGVMRAVVLADGAVIEGSPIVFAVGHSSRDTFAMLHERGIPFDPKPFSVGVRIEHPQRLVDKMLFGKWAGHERLGSAPYKFVAHCETERSAYSFCMCPGGLVVAATSEPGMVVTNGMSSYARAEANANAGFMVEVGPQDYGQAHPLAGIEFQRQIERRAYEVGGSNYHAPAQLLGDFMAGRASTSQGTVKPSYEPGVVWSDLREVLPEGVIATLKEAIPRINKGMPGFDLEDAVLTAAETRSSAPVRIPRDPVSYECVSLKNFYPAGEGAGYAGGIISAAADGMRVAEAILRAR, encoded by the coding sequence ATGCTGCAAGTTTCTCAACTCAATCTCCCTGTGGACCATACCGATGCCGACCTGCGTGCGGCCTTGTTGAAACGCCTCGGGGTGAAGGATGCCACTTTTACCCTCAAGCAGCGTGCCATTGATGCGCGGCGCGGCCATGTGAACTTCAGCTATACGCTGCTGGTGGAGGTGGCGGATGAGGCGCGGGTGCTGAAGGCGCTCAAGGCGGATACCAAGGTGGTTGTGGCACCGGATGAGACTTATTTGGAGGTCAAGGTGGGTCAAGGCGGTCAAGGGGCCGCGAAGCAAGGCAGGCCGGTGATTGTGGGGACGGGGCCTTGCGGGCTTTTTGCGGGGCTGTTGCTGGCACGGGCGGGGCTGAAACCGATCCTGCTGGAGCGTGGCAAGGCGGCAGGGGACAGGGCGCGGGATGTGACGGGTTTTTGGCGGCGCGGCTGGGATTTTAATCCGGAATCCAATGTGCAGTATGGGGAAGGGGGGGCAGGCACCTTTTCCGATGGCAAACTATATACCCAAATTCGCGACCGGGAGCACCGCATCCCGTGGCTGCTGAAGGAAATGGTGGCGGCAGGTGCGCCGGAGGACATCCTGGTGAAGGCGCGGCCACACATTGGCACGGACCGGCTTATTAAAGTGGTGCGGCATGTGCGGGAGGAAATCATTTCCCTGGGGGGCGAAGTGCGCTTTGGCTGCCGGGTGAAGGATGTGGTGATCGAAAAAGGGGTGATGCGTGCGGTGGTGCTGGCGGACGGGGCGGTGATCGAGGGCAGTCCCATTGTCTTTGCTGTCGGGCACAGCAGCCGGGACACCTTTGCCATGCTTCATGAGCGGGGCATTCCTTTTGATCCGAAGCCCTTCTCTGTGGGCGTGCGCATCGAGCATCCGCAGCGGCTGGTGGACAAGATGCTGTTTGGCAAATGGGCCGGGCATGAGCGCCTAGGCTCGGCTCCGTATAAATTTGTGGCGCATTGTGAGACTGAGCGCAGCGCGTATAGCTTTTGCATGTGCCCGGGGGGGCTGGTGGTGGCGGCCACATCTGAGCCAGGCATGGTGGTGACCAATGGAATGAGCAGCTATGCGCGGGCCGAGGCGAACGCGAATGCGGGCTTCATGGTGGAGGTGGGGCCGCAGGATTATGGCCAGGCACATCCGCTGGCGGGCATCGAGTTTCAAAGGCAGATCGAGCGGCGGGCCTATGAGGTGGGCGGCAGCAATTACCATGCCCCGGCGCAGCTTTTGGGGGATTTCATGGCCGGACGTGCCTCCACCAGCCAAGGGACGGTGAAGCCTTCCTATGAACCCGGGGTGGTCTGGAGCGACCTGCGTGAAGTGCTGCCCGAAGGTGTGATCGCGACGCTAAAGGAAGCCATCCCGCGCATCAACAAAGGCATGCCGGGTTTCGACCTGGAAGATGCCGTGCTGACGGCAGCAGAGACACGCAGCTCGGCACCAGTGCGGATTCCGCGGGATCCGGTGAGCTATGAATGTGTCTCGTTGAAGAATTTTTATCCGGCCGGTGAAGGGGCCGGTTATGCCGGAGGCATCATCTCTGCTGCGGCTGACGGCATGCGGGTGGCGGAGGCGATTTTAAGGGCGCGGTGA
- a CDS encoding ABC transporter transmembrane domain-containing protein, producing the protein MSAKSASHNTPDRPDVKGPGASTLPSDAIPAKKIWDRTAWRDAAFFLRYLRPHFNVFIPALIALAMTAMLTVAFINMLAEVAGKGLGGAKGPEWMEELWHSVMIMVAIVSTQAFIAFWRIMLFAKASERALAALRMETFSRIIRLPMSILNARRVGELSSRLANDVESMRETLVLTIPMLIRHTVMLIGCLVLVLQISVKLALVMIGTIPVVIVMIAIFGARIRKLTRKAQDNLAGSQVIVEESLQSIISVKAFANEAHEIARYDSRLGHFLKTAIRAAAPRAAFVSFIIFAFSLALIVVAWVALKMLSEGEIPAADLSRFAALSGMIGASFAAFSELIAQLQRTLGATDRVREILLEPTEPEVANPPKIRFKGEIEVDNLCFSYPSRPDSPVLREFSFKALAGQRIALVGPSGSGKTTSISLLYRFYEPTSGRILVDGQPIQDMALPTLRQNLALVPQEVLLFGGSIRENIAYGKPDATEAEIYEAAKKANAHLFIETMPEGYDTLVGERGTQLSGGQRQRIAIARAILADPAILILDEATSSLDAESERLVQDALDKLMENRTSIIIAHRLSTVRRCDQILVLSAGTIVERGTHEQLVAKEGSLYGTLARLQLE; encoded by the coding sequence ATGTCCGCCAAGTCTGCCTCCCACAACACCCCTGACCGTCCCGATGTAAAAGGACCCGGTGCGTCCACGCTCCCTTCCGATGCTATACCGGCCAAAAAAATCTGGGACCGCACGGCCTGGAGGGATGCCGCTTTTTTCCTGCGCTACTTGCGCCCCCATTTCAACGTCTTCATTCCGGCGCTGATCGCCCTGGCCATGACCGCCATGCTGACCGTGGCCTTCATCAACATGCTGGCCGAGGTGGCCGGCAAAGGCCTCGGTGGGGCCAAAGGACCGGAATGGATGGAGGAGCTCTGGCACTCCGTCATGATCATGGTGGCCATTGTATCCACCCAGGCATTCATCGCCTTCTGGCGCATCATGCTCTTTGCCAAAGCCAGCGAGCGCGCCCTGGCCGCCCTGCGCATGGAGACCTTCAGCCGCATCATCCGGCTGCCCATGTCCATCCTCAACGCCCGGCGGGTCGGGGAGCTTTCTTCCCGCCTGGCCAATGATGTCGAGTCCATGCGGGAAACCCTGGTGCTCACCATCCCCATGCTCATCCGGCATACGGTCATGCTCATCGGCTGCCTCGTCCTAGTCCTCCAGATTTCGGTCAAGCTGGCCCTGGTCATGATCGGCACCATCCCGGTGGTCATCGTCATGATCGCCATCTTTGGTGCCAGGATTCGCAAGCTCACCCGCAAGGCTCAGGACAATCTCGCGGGTTCCCAGGTCATCGTGGAAGAAAGCTTGCAGAGCATCATCAGCGTCAAAGCTTTTGCCAATGAAGCCCATGAGATCGCCCGCTATGACAGCCGGCTGGGCCATTTCCTCAAGACCGCCATCCGCGCCGCCGCACCCCGCGCCGCTTTTGTCTCCTTCATCATCTTTGCCTTCAGCCTCGCCCTCATCGTTGTGGCCTGGGTCGCTTTAAAAATGCTCAGCGAGGGCGAAATCCCTGCCGCTGACCTCTCCCGCTTTGCGGCTCTCAGCGGCATGATCGGAGCCTCCTTTGCCGCCTTTTCTGAGCTCATTGCCCAACTCCAGCGCACGCTTGGTGCCACGGATCGCGTCCGCGAAATCCTGCTGGAGCCAACTGAACCCGAGGTGGCCAACCCACCCAAAATCCGGTTCAAGGGTGAAATTGAGGTGGATAACCTCTGTTTCTCCTACCCCTCCCGCCCAGATTCACCCGTCCTGCGCGAATTCTCCTTCAAGGCCCTCGCCGGCCAGCGCATCGCCCTCGTCGGCCCCAGCGGCAGCGGCAAGACCACCTCCATCTCCCTGCTCTACCGCTTTTATGAGCCCACCAGCGGCCGCATCCTCGTGGATGGCCAGCCTATCCAGGACATGGCCCTGCCGACCCTCCGCCAAAACCTGGCCCTCGTTCCGCAGGAGGTGCTCCTCTTTGGCGGCAGCATCCGCGAAAACATCGCCTACGGAAAACCGGACGCCACCGAGGCCGAAATCTACGAAGCCGCCAAAAAGGCCAATGCCCATCTTTTCATCGAGACCATGCCGGAAGGTTATGACACCCTCGTCGGAGAGCGCGGCACCCAGCTTTCTGGTGGCCAGCGTCAGCGCATCGCTATTGCCCGCGCCATCCTCGCCGATCCGGCCATTCTAATTCTGGATGAGGCCACCAGCAGCCTGGATGCCGAGAGCGAGCGACTCGTCCAGGATGCCCTGGACAAGCTCATGGAAAACCGCACTTCCATCATCATCGCCCATCGCCTCTCCACCGTCCGCCGTTGTGACCAGATCCTCGTCCTCAGTGCCGGCACCATCGTCGAGCGCGGCACCCACGAGCAACTTGTCGCCAAAGAAGGCAGCCTTTACGGCACCCTGGCGCGTTTACAGTTGGAATAA
- a CDS encoding sigma-70 family RNA polymerase sigma factor translates to MEETPDIPEDAKKDKGLWEKTRKSLIERLNNWEDQRTWNEFYQTYWRLIYSVATKAGLTREEAFDVIQETIIAIARQVQKGQYDPRAGSFKAWLLQMTRWRVLDVFRARKRQPSLADQGNSDSEETSNLALDRLSNDKDNLLENIWDKEWRDNITAAALERVKAKVSPRQFQIFDCYVMKGWGVKKTSEALGINAAQVYLAKHRVGALVKKEVQALEHTML, encoded by the coding sequence ATGGAGGAAACGCCAGACATCCCCGAAGACGCAAAAAAAGACAAGGGCTTGTGGGAAAAAACCCGCAAGAGCCTGATCGAACGCCTGAACAACTGGGAGGACCAGCGCACCTGGAATGAATTTTACCAGACTTACTGGCGGCTCATTTACAGCGTCGCAACCAAAGCTGGTCTGACCCGCGAAGAAGCCTTTGACGTCATCCAGGAGACAATCATCGCCATCGCCCGCCAGGTGCAGAAAGGCCAGTATGATCCCCGCGCCGGATCATTCAAAGCGTGGCTCCTGCAAATGACTCGCTGGCGCGTCCTGGATGTCTTCCGCGCCCGCAAGCGCCAGCCCTCCCTCGCCGACCAGGGAAATTCCGACAGCGAGGAGACCAGCAACCTCGCCCTGGACCGCCTCTCCAATGACAAGGACAACCTCCTGGAAAACATCTGGGACAAAGAGTGGCGGGACAACATCACCGCCGCCGCCCTGGAGCGCGTGAAGGCCAAAGTCTCCCCACGCCAGTTCCAGATCTTCGACTGCTATGTCATGAAAGGCTGGGGCGTCAAAAAAACCAGCGAAGCCCTCGGCATCAATGCCGCCCAGGTTTACCTGGCCAAGCACCGCGTCGGTGCCCTGGTCAAAAAAGAAGTGCAGGCCTTGGAGCACACCATGCTCTGA
- a CDS encoding thioredoxin family protein — protein sequence MKHLLTLLAALIALPMMAADFPKGSPNFSTDYKAALKQAKAENKPLVVVFSAVWCGPCQSMKKTVYPSKEVAPMHDKFVWAYLDVDVEANGDPARKYNVTGIPHIQFLDAKGKDIGNQIGGTSPGEFAGTLEKVLAKTAPKAE from the coding sequence ATGAAACATCTTCTCACCCTCCTCGCCGCTCTCATCGCCCTGCCTATGATGGCCGCAGACTTCCCAAAAGGCAGCCCCAACTTCAGCACCGATTACAAGGCCGCGCTGAAACAGGCCAAAGCAGAAAACAAGCCCCTCGTCGTCGTCTTTTCCGCCGTCTGGTGCGGTCCCTGCCAGTCCATGAAAAAGACCGTCTATCCAAGCAAGGAAGTCGCCCCCATGCATGACAAATTCGTCTGGGCCTATCTGGATGTGGATGTCGAAGCCAATGGCGACCCTGCACGGAAATACAATGTCACCGGCATCCCTCACATCCAGTTCTTAGACGCCAAAGGCAAAGACATCGGCAACCAAATCGGCGGTACCAGCCCCGGCGAATTCGCCGGCACCCTCGAAAAAGTCCTGGCCAAAACCGCCCCAAAAGCAGAATAA
- a CDS encoding HesA/MoeB/ThiF family protein encodes MPDLPELTDADRSLYQWQMWVPGVGEDGQRKLKGASVLVSRVGGLGGLVAMELAAAGVGRLVLAHGGNLKLPDLNRQLLQTRAHVGQPRMENIVKRLRELNPDCEVVGVAENVNEDNAAALVAQADYVVDAAPLFQERLALNAAAMRAGKPMVECAMHTLEATVTTFIPGQTGCLACYVPEVPPTWTRQFPVFGAVSGTAACLGAMEVVKLITGIGKPLAGEMLCMDLGTMQFRRVKLPKRNGCDVCGTAR; translated from the coding sequence ATGCCTGACCTGCCCGAACTCACCGATGCCGACCGCTCCCTCTACCAATGGCAGATGTGGGTTCCGGGCGTGGGGGAAGATGGGCAGCGGAAGCTGAAAGGTGCCAGCGTGCTGGTTTCCCGCGTGGGCGGGCTTGGAGGGCTGGTGGCCATGGAACTGGCGGCTGCGGGGGTGGGCAGGCTGGTCCTGGCGCATGGAGGCAACCTGAAACTGCCGGATCTAAACCGCCAGCTTTTGCAAACCCGCGCCCATGTCGGACAGCCGCGCATGGAAAACATCGTGAAACGATTGAGGGAGCTGAACCCCGACTGCGAGGTGGTTGGTGTGGCTGAGAATGTGAACGAGGACAATGCGGCAGCCCTGGTGGCGCAGGCGGACTATGTGGTGGATGCGGCGCCTTTGTTTCAAGAAAGACTGGCGCTGAATGCGGCGGCAATGCGGGCGGGAAAACCCATGGTGGAATGTGCCATGCACACCCTGGAGGCGACTGTGACCACGTTTATTCCAGGACAGACCGGCTGCCTGGCGTGTTATGTGCCGGAGGTGCCGCCAACGTGGACACGGCAGTTTCCGGTTTTTGGCGCAGTCTCCGGCACGGCCGCCTGCCTGGGGGCGATGGAGGTGGTCAAGCTCATCACCGGCATCGGCAAACCGCTGGCGGGTGAGATGCTGTGCATGGACCTGGGCACGATGCAGTTCCGCCGGGTGAAGCTGCCGAAACGAAACGGGTGCGATGTTTGCGGAACGGCAAGGTGA
- a CDS encoding DUF4112 domain-containing protein, with translation MPPADRIHIDEVLPPGTPGSQAGKLAQESELARFLAKWLDNWLRIPGTNFKIGLDPILALFPGVGSTVASGGGLIILVEAVRSGVSLPVLIRMGGNMLVNTFFDYIPLGGPVVSAFFKSNMRNLRLLQSWQAGHQQAVRKSTFRVFIFVGLLVVFLIAMLIGLFTFYVWLLRETGLVE, from the coding sequence ATGCCTCCCGCTGACCGCATCCACATTGATGAAGTCCTGCCCCCCGGAACCCCTGGCAGCCAGGCTGGAAAACTCGCCCAGGAGTCTGAACTCGCCCGCTTCCTGGCTAAATGGCTTGACAACTGGCTGCGAATTCCCGGCACCAATTTCAAGATCGGCCTGGACCCCATCCTCGCCCTCTTCCCTGGTGTCGGCAGCACTGTCGCCTCCGGCGGCGGCCTCATCATCCTGGTGGAGGCAGTCCGCTCAGGCGTCAGCCTCCCTGTGCTCATCCGCATGGGCGGCAATATGCTGGTCAATACCTTCTTCGATTACATCCCCCTAGGCGGTCCGGTGGTCAGTGCCTTCTTCAAGTCCAACATGCGGAACCTCCGCCTCCTCCAGTCCTGGCAGGCAGGCCATCAGCAGGCCGTCCGTAAAAGCACCTTCCGCGTCTTCATCTTCGTCGGTCTCCTTGTCGTGTTTCTCATCGCCATGCTCATTGGCCTATTTACCTTCTACGTGTGGCTTCTGCGCGAGACTGGATTGGTTGAGTGA